A single region of the Mycobacterium avium subsp. avium genome encodes:
- a CDS encoding M28 family peptidase, with translation MTVRLGATLLWIAVLLAGCSSAGPGLPTAAPDLGHGLAKKVTADAMMAHLRALQNIANANGGNRADGTPGFQASVDYVAKALRDKGFDVQTPQFDRLYPVSPGKPTLTVAGRGYPVDQASMLVQTPPGGLTGPAVRPAQPSGCAASDYPGAPPKGAIAVVDDTRCSVVDKQNSAVARGASALIVVSAPDGHGAPPTLFTPGYYKQLSVPVAVVNPSGAAALAGAGGPVRLILDAVNVKVTSRNVVAQTKTGSAHEVIMVGAHLDGSRAGPGINDNGSGVAAVLETALQLGPLAPVSNAVRFVFWGAGEDGLGGVMDYLFGLDRDQLNDIALYLNFTMLGSPNAGFFTDDGDQSGPPAPGISAADVPEGSAGIERTLAGYLNLAGKRAADMPLNTRADYHPFMVAGVPIGGMTTGASQPKTTVQSRLWGGQAGVPFDPDFQGPRDTADNINRDALAVMGSGVGFAVGSYAQSIGGVNGVPPHDKRHRTRVP, from the coding sequence ATGACCGTCCGGCTGGGCGCGACGCTGCTGTGGATCGCCGTGCTGCTGGCCGGTTGCTCGTCGGCGGGGCCCGGACTGCCGACCGCGGCACCCGATTTGGGCCACGGCCTGGCCAAGAAGGTGACCGCCGACGCCATGATGGCCCACCTGCGCGCCTTGCAGAACATCGCCAACGCCAACGGCGGCAACCGCGCGGACGGCACCCCGGGCTTTCAGGCCAGCGTCGACTACGTGGCTAAAGCGCTGCGCGACAAGGGTTTCGACGTACAGACGCCGCAGTTCGACCGGCTCTACCCGGTGTCCCCCGGCAAGCCGACGCTGACCGTCGCGGGCCGCGGCTACCCCGTCGACCAGGCCTCGATGTTGGTCCAGACCCCGCCCGGCGGGCTGACCGGACCCGCCGTCCGCCCGGCCCAGCCGTCGGGTTGCGCGGCCAGCGACTACCCCGGCGCCCCGCCCAAGGGTGCGATCGCCGTCGTCGACGACACCCGCTGCTCGGTGGTCGACAAACAGAACAGCGCGGTGGCCCGGGGCGCGAGCGCGCTGATCGTGGTGAGCGCACCCGACGGGCACGGCGCCCCGCCCACCTTGTTCACCCCCGGCTACTACAAACAGCTGAGTGTGCCGGTGGCCGTCGTCAACCCGTCCGGCGCCGCCGCGCTGGCCGGTGCCGGCGGGCCGGTGCGGTTAATCCTGGATGCAGTCAACGTCAAGGTCACATCGCGAAACGTGGTGGCGCAGACCAAGACCGGGTCAGCCCACGAGGTCATCATGGTCGGTGCGCACCTGGACGGCTCGCGCGCCGGACCGGGCATCAACGACAACGGCTCCGGCGTGGCCGCGGTGCTGGAAACCGCGCTGCAGCTGGGTCCGCTGGCGCCGGTGAGCAACGCGGTGCGGTTCGTGTTCTGGGGCGCCGGGGAAGACGGACTGGGCGGCGTGATGGATTACCTGTTCGGCCTGGACCGCGACCAACTCAACGACATCGCGCTGTATCTGAACTTCACCATGCTCGGCTCGCCCAACGCCGGGTTCTTCACCGACGACGGCGATCAGTCCGGGCCGCCGGCCCCCGGTATTTCGGCCGCCGACGTCCCCGAAGGGTCGGCCGGCATCGAGCGCACCCTGGCGGGCTATCTGAACCTGGCCGGCAAGCGTGCGGCGGACATGCCCCTGAACACCCGGGCCGACTACCACCCCTTCATGGTGGCCGGTGTGCCGATCGGCGGCATGACCACCGGAGCCTCGCAACCGAAAACCACTGTGCAGTCCCGGTTGTGGGGCGGCCAGGCCGGCGTGCCGTTCGATCCGGACTTCCAAGGTCCCCGCGACACCGCCGACAACATCAACCGGGACGCCCTGGCGGTGATGGGTTCCGGCGTCGGGTTCGCGGTCGGCAGCTACGCCCAATCGATCGGCGGGGTCAACGGGGTGCCGCCGCACGACAAGCGGCATCGCACCCGAGTGCCCTGA